Within Rhododendron vialii isolate Sample 1 chromosome 12a, ASM3025357v1, the genomic segment TGCACCTAGATGGCCAGAGTGGCTACAAGCAAataataagctcaagaaggTCATACTATTTGGCTACATTCCTTCTTCCGCCATTTGACGACAAAATTACAAGGTTTCAAAACCTAGCCCATGGTCATATTATATCAGCTCTCCAGCAATAAGACCAGATATAATAGCACTCCAAGTAATGCGGTTCTCCATGTCCCCAAACTTTGCATAAAAATCCAACAATGAAGTTTGGAAAACACTGTGATGAAGTCCAATTTCAATAGCAAAATCAGACATTTTGCCTTGAAAAAGATTAACATTCTTCCCAGAAGCTGAGATACGCAAAGTCAATGTCAACTTCCACAATATACTGCCTTTAAATGTACCAAGAAATCAAGATATTGTCAACTTGCATTTTAATTGAATAGGCGTTTTAGTTAGTTAACTGATTTTCTTGTAACGAAAGCATAACCAACAAAGAATGCCGCCATTGATGAGAAATAATTTGATGATGAGTAATTTTACATTCCATATGAAATTCTCAGGGAAGTTATTTGATTGGAGATCGATTTaagttgttcaatgaaatcttcgTGGATGGAACTCTTGGAAACCCTTCACACTGGCTTCTTGTGCGTCTCTTTGGCTTGAAAAATCCTTACACTAATTAATGTTTAAAGGCTGGCCTTTTATAGTCTCCAGCCAACCCAGACTAAAACGAAccagtcaaaaaaaatttccatcaCATGCGCCTCGGGCATATTTGAATTGCGCCAAGGGCATGTATCTTAATTAATTTGCACTCTTTTCGTAAGGGACATTTAAGTCGAGCCCCGGCTGGGCTCACCCAGAATTTCATCTTAATTAATTTGCACTCTTTTCGTAAGGGACATTTAAGTCGAGCCCCGGCTGGGCTCACCcagaatttcttcttttttgtaatgtgtatcggcgcaattgaattgctctctgggcacatcctattttttttccctttctgtaATGCGCGTCAGGCGCATATGAACTGCGTCTTGGGAGCATTcagtatatttttgttttttgatgtaCTCCAATGAACTACTGAAATAGACattcagtttttcataaaacagcCAAGAGGCATACCAATGCACCAACATTTCACATAGAAATCCGTCATTctgattcaaaacacatttatagTTGTTGCCAAACAATGTATCGTTCAGATTGAtgcttacaaaaaaaaaataccaattgcaAGCAAGAATATTGCTCGGTTCAATGTGGGGAAAGAGAAACTATATGTACAACTCCCAATTATGGTTGGATCccgccatcttttagtactttaaaaacactatttattgatatataatgggtcttgatccaatttaaaatgagaaacgtACACGTGTTTTACCGGaacgaatcatattttgacccatcgagggtaaaatggtcacttcattagatatacaaatgattttttatccaaaatacttgggatagaaagtaaattggacaagctttctaatggttcaaaccttgcaaaaattggaGTTTGGAAGTGTCCGGGGCAATTCCGCAAAGTTTAACATGTTATGCAGCATTACAATGCGCCTCTGGCGAAATCCTTCGCGACCAGGCGCAATACAATGCTCCCCGGGCGCATCATGAACATTGCAAACAAGTCcgactttgcggacttgccccagacactcccgaactccaattttctaGTGGATTGAACCGTTAGAAGGCTTGTCCAATCTAATTTCCTACCAAATTGGTTCcaatgaaatttaatttttacatcaaaatacatgaccattttaccctcaataggtcgaaaaaacaaattctttcaataaaacTCTTGTatcgtttttattttaaatcggattatGACCAATTGtgtaatgataaataaggttttaacagtattaaaagatgatggaaaacaccaattaaaataacgaaattatatttttcaaaagtcGGTGGAAGGGAGACCGATTCAACGATCATTggagcgacaaaggctaaagttcGTTTTCAtgcccatttacacattctgAGTTCCGTTTGACGCACACATCCCTAGTTCTATGGTACTCGTTCATTGGGCTCTCCACACTTccttaaataatcaaaaaccaTTTCATCATCACGATTCACCCAAGGCGAAATTTGTGGTTAGGGTAAGAAATAATCAAAGGGAGTCGAGCTCAAAGGAGTGCTCCTCTagagtgtctttttttttttttttttgtaatgttattgcatttgatccaataatagttaagttttcTCTGAattcgtgtgtgagtgtttgattttgatCCTGGACGTGCTACACAAGTCCACTCAATGATctttagtacaagtttgttttggtaagttacttttcattgagaaaaaaacaaactgaattACATGGACCAAGGGGATATTGGATACCCTTGAGAGTCCAACACAAAAACCTGCCATGTACTTGACAAGGCCCAATCCAAAATAGAAAGAAGAGAGGAATTATAGGGATTAAAAGCAGAACAAAGGGAACTCCAAGGGTAGCAAAGACATCCTGAAGCTAGAACTAACTCAATCACATTCTAAGCTATACAGAGCTGCATATTGAACTCATTATTGGGCAATTTAGAGGGCAAATTTAGATATCTAAAGGGCTAATTTAAGGGGGGGGGGGATTTTTATCCCAAGCAATCTGATACTCAATAGATTCTGCAATTACAATCTAATTGGTGGACACAAGGACTCACTAGGTgctcagaggcttcaaacaaccgAGTCAAACTAACGGCACAAATCAAGCAGAATATGTGTAAAAGCAGCAAAACCCAGTTTGTTACTTTGGGGTTTGTTTCCCACATCAACTAATTAGAAAAATGAGGAGAGAAAACTTGACTATAAAATAGGTAGCccaagagaagagaagacatACTTTTCTCGGCCTTCTGGcaaaagatcaagtgtagtatctatTATATGGGCCATCGGTTCCCTTTTGATTAAATTAATACTTTTTTGAGGGGAGGGTCCACTACGTACAGTAGCTTACTACTGGGGCCTCTAATGCATTgccttggtgttgcactattgCTTTGGCTTGGAGCACCCCAACCAAACCAAGTTCAAATGTTTCTGCTACTTCGGGCCTAGAACCAAATTAGTTGGCTAAACATATGCGGATCTGTATAATTGAGAAGTGCTAGTTTTTTGTCACTGTTTAATTACAGGGTTAGTCTCTTTACCTATTAAGCGGATCATCAATCAGCCGATCTAGTTTTAAATCCTTCAAATTAATGTCTTACACTCCCGCTCTCAAGTCTTACACTGTACTTGCACACTCAATCCTCACACTCTCAATTCGTAATTTTACAATCTACTATATGAGATTGTTGGTGAAGTAATTTGGATGGAGATAGATCCAAGCTATTCAATAAGTCCatatcttcatggatggaactcttggAATCCCTTCTTATactggcttcttgtgcctctcttatgcttgAACAACCCTTGGAGTCACTTCGTAcaggcttcttgtgcctctcttatgcttcAAAAATCGTTATAATGTTTGAAGGgtgcctttttttagtctcgCTCCATTTCAGGCAGAAAAACacagttaaaaaaataaattaaaaatatttgctgcatcacatgtggcatttaagttgcgcccgAGCGCATTCACATTTTCTATCCTtttgtaatgtgcctcaggcgcaattgaatCACGCCCCGGGCGgattctattttctctcattctgTAGGGCGCCTCACGCCAATTTCAACTGCACGTTGGGAGCATTAAGTTTTTTTCTGTTGAAGCAATTTGACTCCTTCATATAACATCCAGtggctcatagatttcaagaatttgaaggtgtGATTGATTTCCATAAACAAACCCATGGATTGTTCATTAGGCTTCAACGCAGCTCCACCTTGGCTACTCTCTGTACTTCTTCAACTCTATGCCACCTTTCAGCAACAGCTTGAACTTTACTAAGTGTCGTAGCTAGCCAGCATTTTTACGTTCCAAATATAAGAGCCATTTTGCAACATATTCCCCTCATTTTTTGGTTCCCATGAACTCTATAAGCTGCCAATAGCGCTCCCAAAATCCTACCACATGGAGAAGTCACTAGTTTTAGAATCATACCAAATGCCCATTCCATGACCGACCCAACAAATCCTCGTTGAGCTTCCCATTTTgaatctccatttcatggcaTAAACGACTCTACAGCCTTCAAGCAAataataagctcaagaaggTCATACTATTCGTCTGCATTCTTTCTTCCGCCACTTGACAACAAAATTGCAGGGCTTCAAAACCTAGCCCATGGTCTTATTATATCAGCTCTCCATCAATAAGACCCGATATAATAGCACTCCAAGTAATGTTGTTCTCCATGTCCCCAAACTTTGCATAAAAATCCAACAATGAAGTTTGGAAAACACTGTGAGGAAGTCCATTTTCAATCGCAAAATCAGACATTTTGCCTTGAAAAAGATTAACATTCTTCCCAGAAGCTGGGATATTACACAAGGTCAATGTACTCCCAGTCCCACTGCTAGGCCTTACTTCACCTTACAGTTTGTTAAAATAATTGTTAACTTCCACAATATCATGTCTTGAATTGTACCAAGAAATCAAGATATTGTCAACTTGCATTTTAATTGAGAATAGGCCTTTTAGCTAGTTAGCTGATTTTCTTGTAAAGAAAGCATAACCAACAAAGAATGCCGCCATTGATGAGAAATAATTTGATGATGAGTAATTTTACATTCCATATAAAATTCTCAGTGAAGTGAGTCAATTGGAGATCGATTTAATttgttcaatgaaatcttcatggatggaactctaGAAAACCCTTAGCACTGGCTTCTTGTGCGtctcttttgcttgaaaaatccttacactaattaatttttaaaggCTGGACTTTTATTGTCACCAGCCAACCAAGACTGAAACGAGCCAATCAAATAAAAtttgcatcacatgcgcctcgaGCGTATTTGAATTGCGCCAAGGGCATGCATCCTGATTAATTTGCACTCTTTTCGTAAGGCACATTTAAGTCGCGTCCCGGCTGGGCACACCCAGaatttcttctattttgtaatgtgtctcaggcgcaattgaattgctccctaggcacatcctattttttccctttctgtaATGCAGGCGCATATGAATTGCGCCTTGGGAGCATTCAatacgtttttcttttttgatgtactCAATGAACTACTGAAATAGACgttcagtttttcataaaacagcCAAGAGGCATACCAATGCACCAACATTTCAAGTAGAAATCCATCATTCTGATTCAAGACACATTTATAGTTGTTGCCAAACAATGTATCATTCAGATTGATacttcccaaaaaaataccaattgcaAGCAAGAATATCGCTCGGTTAAATGTGGGGAAAGAGAAACTATCTGTTCAACTCCCATTTATTGTTGGATCacgccatcttttagtactttaaaaatactACTTATtcatatataatgggtcttgatccaatttaaaatgagaaacatacacgcatTCTGCCGGAACGAATCATATTTTAACCCATCAAGGGTTAAATGGTCACTTCATTagatatacaaatgatttttttatccaaactacttgggataaaaattaaattggacaacctttctaacggttcaagcCACGAGAAAATTTGAGTTCGGAAGCATCCGGGATAAGTCCGCAAAGTTTAACATGTTATGTAGCATTAcattgcgcctcaggcgcactcctttgcgcccgggcgcattcTGAACATTGCAAACAAGTCCGACTCTGCGGACTTGCCCAAGACACTCCCGAGCTCCAATTTGCCCATGGATTGAACCATTAGAAGGCTTGTCCATTTTATTTTCCTACCAAATTGGTTCTagtgaaaaataatttaaacatcaaaatacatgatcattttaccctcaattggtcgaaaaacaaattctttcaataaaacgctcgtatcgtttttattttaaatctgATTAAGACCAATTATTTAATCATAAATAAAGTTTTAACtttattaaaagatgatggaaacgaccaataaaaataatgaaattttatttataaaaagttggtcgaagggagaccgattcaaagatcattgtaacgacaaaggctaaagttcGTTTTCacgcccatttacacattcCAAGTTATGTTTGACACACACATCCCTAGTTCTATGGTACTCGTTCATTCTCTAAGAGTGTCCACAAGGTTTATTGggctctccacacttcattaaataatcaaaaaccgtttcatcatcaggattctCCCAAGGCGAGAtttgtggtgagggtgagagataaccagAGGGAGTCGAGATCAAAGGAGTGCTCCTCTggagagtctttttttttgttaaagcataagagagaCATAAGAAGCCCGTACAAAGTGATTCCAAGAGTTGTTcaagcataagagaggcacgagaagccagTATCTATAGGAAGGGATTCAATCCAACAGATTCGTAGATTAAACTTCCATACCTtcacataaaaagaaaagaaaagaaaacacgtGGAGAAGGAATTTCACAATTCACACAACACAGTACTTCAAACCttacaagtgtgtgtgtgtgtgagagagagagagagggagagttttttttgaaaggcagagagggagagagtttcaattgaaaaaagttggCCAGTTTGTGGCTGGGAGTTTTAGTACAAAAGCGTGACTGATGAACACGATTACAAAAAGGTTTGCGGCCACGAGTAATTCAACGTGGCCAAGTGTACTTCAACGCAACCAAAAAGCATGTAAAACAGAAGAAAATGTAATTCGacgtggccaagtgcaattcgacgcgTCCACGAGTGACTCGAagcggccaaatgtaattcAACGCGTCCAAGAagcatgtaaaacacaagagaatgTAATTTGACGCGGCCAAGCATAATTAGAAGCAGTCATGAGTAATTCAAAGCGGCCAAGAagcatgtaaaacacaagagaatgTATTTCGACACGGCCAATTGTAATTCAACACGGCCATGGTAATtcgaagcggccaagtgtaattcaacGTGGCTAAGAagcatgtaaaacacaagagaatcATGCGTAGtaatcatgttttcaataaCATGCGGCCACGAGTAATTAgatgcagccaagagtaattgttttcggccaagtgtaattctctGCGGTCAAGGAGCATGTAAAACACAATAGAATTGTGTGTAGTAATCACACATTCAATAATTTGAGGCCATAAGTAATTGTTtgtggccaagtgtaattctttcatcttcttcttcttccctagaTGACCAAAACCAGAAAGAATCAACGCAACGAAGAAAGATTATTGCAGCTGCAAAAAATTTTGCAGGAAGAAAATTGTCGTTCAGTTCTGGGCAAAACCCAACTTCTTCTTTCAAAATCACACGACGTAAGCTCTCCTTCTTTATTGCACttaacattattattattatatatcaCATCGATTAAAGTTCTCTTCTTCCCTTGTTTTTAATTCATTTGGACAATGCAAGAAAACAAGACAAGTTTGAATCTTTCTGTTTGCATACGGGTACCAGCAAGGACAGAATCATGATTTCGTAAACGCAGGGGCCGAAATAGGAACAACAAGAAAGATGCCACCGTCTAGTTCGTGGGCAAATATCTAACACCATAAGTCTATGTTCTGGCAGTAGCTAGACACTCTCCAGGGATAATCTTGCAATCTTCGCATTTCAAATGTTGAGTGTCTCTAACAAAAAGTAATCTATCTAACTTCTTCTAGACCTGCTCTTAACGATAATTACTAGGTGTTCCTCTCTCTTCTTAGAAAAAGCGTTCACAACTATAAGATCAAAAGCACTGTGATCCAAAATACTTCTACTAGATTCATTTTGGTCACCAAACCCAAAACCACCATAGACTTTCTCATACTCTTGCCTATTAACTCCTACAGGACCATTGGAATCGCCACGTATGAACAACTTCTCTCCCATAGCTAGGTACCCCTTGCGCCATGTGAATTATTAATACTATTAAaatttgtatgtgtgtgtatgtgggGGGCAACCTTTGATTCCGTTTCTGGGTAACAGGATATGAATATTGCATTGTTGGTTTCGCTTCCTTTGTTTGGTATTTGGATTAACAGCTTGGTGGATCTTTGATTTAGTGAACAAAATAGAGGGAAATATCTGCTGGGTGTCTGGATCAGGGTGGTGTTGATCATAAAAGTGATACAGAGCTAAAAGAACTAAAGATGTACCATTTCCTTATTCCACATTGTGTTTTTGCTTGACAGGCAcaaattttatatatgtattgaAGAAAGTACAATAATGTGAGAAAGGATATGGGATTAGAGTGGATGCGTAGACCGAATTAAAGACAAcattgagagagaaagtgcaacGACTTCAGATAAGCTAGAGGAACCTCAGGCTGAGAAGGTATGCCCTCTCGATCAACTTTGTTGTAAACCCTCACAGTTCATCCAGAATTTTGTTCTTTGCACTTGAAGCAATGCCTTCGGCAAATTGCCATACCTATCCTACTGGAAATTGGATGGAGGAGAAAATTTAATAGCTTTTGATGTTCTAGGAGGATGGAGAATTTGTCTACTTCGCCTTTGGGTTTTATTTTGCTGCAGATCTCATTGGTTAGGAAGGTGAGGTGGGCTACTTTGATCATCTCGGAGACGTCTATGACTCTATCCTATTCAGACCAGCCTTTCTTTTGTCTTCTGCTGCTTCCCATACCAGAGCACACGCTGATTCTTTGTGACTCACACAAATTTTGCTTATTGGAGCAGATAAAGAGAGAACATCCCAAAGAATTGAATCCATATTTGAAGAATAATGGATCTGGTTATCCAGAAGTCAAAGACGGGAAAAAGGCTGGGGGTGACCAACATATGTCTTCTTCTGTTGTTGGAGACGGGGGTGCCGGCTGGAGATTAAAAGCCCTATATCATGCTCAAGAGCAGGCGGCCCGAGAAGGATGGAATTTTAAGGAGGTAAGATCTTGTATATTTTGGACTTAAATATCTAAGCATTTACCAATTTTATGCCATCCATTTAAATTGTATAGGTTGTGGAAGAGCGGTGGGGATCAATGGGTCAACTAACGGTTTCTGTGGCATCTCGTACAACTGCTTCATCTCGTGCTCACCTCCATGCCATAAACAATAGAAAGAGGGGCTTAACGGGGGAACACCAAACAATTGTGGAGAATCACAATGAAAAGATACCTGGCAAGGTACTTAGATCTTAATGAAGTTATGCTGCTAAAAACTTTTACATATACATTGGCCAAGTGTGTCTCATTTTGTTTAGCATAGTCATCTAATCTTGGTTCTTTTTTCAAGTAAGTTGATattctttgttttactttttgggGATACAAGGATATTGTCTTCTTTTTAACTTGCATATTGTAATTTATATCTAGAATACTGGTGTAGATAACCTGCGGGATGTATCTTGTTGTCGTTCAGagatgaaagtgcctaaacttcATGATTCTTTATCTTGGGGCAAGCAGAAGGATTTCGGCCTTATCTCTAGTGCATTGTCAAGCTTAAATGAGTTTGCAAATGATGGAAGCTCTATGAATGAAGTTACTCGTCAGAAGGATGATGAACCTGAAGGTTCTGTTGTCTCTCCAAACAGAGAGAAAAAAGTAGAGTCAGAGTCAATACCTAGTGCATCTTTTACGGTTGTTAACgagggatatttttttttttttttggatcaactTTAACGAGGGATTGAGTGTAGGcatgtcaatggaccggatccgatccggatccgatctgaaaaatccgatccgatccggatccgaatccgataatgTCAATCCgaaatccgataatccgaatccggtaattcaaatacagatcggatcggatcgaattaaatccgttatcaatccgaatccgaactttattttttttaatttttaaaatttaaaaaaaaaacagtaaatttttaattttgaaaaaaaaatgtttaagaagttgtatttttatttttactttttattttaatttttttcggaaaatatttttttttgaaaaaaaattttttttttttttgctaaaattttgaagtaaaaaaagttttcggatcggattcggatcggatcctaagttttcggatccggattaccactatcggattcgagtcttatcggatccggatcggattttggatcttttcggatccggatcagattcggatctgtcggatccggattcggatctgtcggatccggattcggatctgtcggatccggattgGATCCGGCCCATTAATAGGCCTTTGAGTGCAAACCAATTGGCTGCAAAAGCTTGCAACTTCAATTGAATGGAAAGcatgaagaagctgaaaaacTTATGGTGAGACAAAATAGTTCTTTTACCTTTTTCAGTAGTTATTTCTAGTACCCGGTATCCGGCCCCAATGAACTGACTAATGTGGGGAATCAATCCCACCATCCACTCGCGGTGACCCAATTAAAGCAAGGGCAAAGCTCCGTATGTTCGGGCCCAACACAGCAATTGATAGCATGCATTAACATTTTTTCAATTCCACAGTCTCTTTCTGTGCGTGTATGTGCGTCTATGTTTTTCTTCtacttgtctttttcttttccctttagGGGATAGTGGAATTAGGCTTATAATATGCTATGGGCTTTGACTTTTGAGTGTTGTAGGGGAGCCATGTTGCTTTATTTTCGGGTGTTATAGAGTCGATATTAGGTTTTTATCTCTTTTCAAGTTTGCACATGTTAACAGCCCTTTATCAAGTTTTAAACACTAGAAGAGACTAAAGTATATGATTCAAGAGCTGACTTTCTTGCTCTTCACAACTGCTAACTGGTGCATTACTGCTCGCATTGGGAGTGTTTTACTCGATCGTTGAGCTGCATCGATTGTTTTAGGTGTGAATTTGTGAGGCAGTATTGTTGTAGTAGCTATCCCAGCAAAAGAACTGCTGCTTGAAATCCAGACTGTGTCCAATGGAATCAAACTTACGTTAATTATGTTCTAGCAATGAAGCACAGACTCTTCTCTGCCGTTGTTACAGTTTCTGACGTGTGTTATAGACTAGCTAGTaaatacttattatatcatagaAGGGAATTTATAAAGTTAAACGGTAACGAGCTTCATTTTCTTAAGTCACACAAAACCTCCGCCCCAACCACTCTAGGTCCTACTTTGTTTGGCCATGATTCCCAAATGAGAGTTCCTTTGCACTTCCCTCGGACATGATGATAAAAATCAAAGTAGATGCACAACTAATCATCCGCCTCATCAAGAATTCGTATTGTCATTTTCATCGTGTCTCATGTGTATGTGTATCCCAAAACTGTAATCAACCCTGAGTTACAAAGTGGAATGGCCGGGTAAACATAAAAGTCTCCCAAACAATGTATCATTCAGATTGATGCTTCCAAAAAATTACCAATCGCAAGCAAGAATATCGCTTGGTTCAATGTGGGAAAAGAGAAACTATATGTTCAACAACCATTTATGGTTGGATCctgccatcttttagtactttgaaaatactatttattgatatataatgggtcttgatccaatttaaaatgagaaacatacacgcatTTTGCAGGaacgaatcatattttgacccatcgaggataaaatggtcacttcattagatatacaaattattttttatccaaactacttgggatagaaaggAAATTGGACAAgttttctaacggttcaaaccacgagaaaattggagttcgggagtgtccggggcaggtccgcaaagtttaacatgttatgcagcattacaatgcgcctcaggcgcactcctttgcgcccaggcgcattacT encodes:
- the LOC131311556 gene encoding uncharacterized protein LOC131311556; this encodes MNTITKRFAATSNSTWPSVLQRNQKACKTEENVIRRGQVQFDASTSDSKRPNVIQRVQEACKTQENSGCVDRIKDNIERESATTSDKLEEPQAEKIKREHPKELNPYLKNNGSGYPEVKDGKKAGGDQHMSSSVVGDGGAGWRLKALYHAQEQAAREGWNFKEVVEERWGSMGQLTVSVASRTTASSRAHLHAINNRKRGLTGEHQTIVENHNEKIPGKNTGVDNLRDVSCCRSEMKVPKLHDSLSWGKQKDFGLISSALSSLNEFANDGSSMNEVTRQKDDEPEGSVVSPNREKKVESESIPSASFTVVNEGYFFFFLDQL